Proteins found in one Pontibacter sp. SGAir0037 genomic segment:
- a CDS encoding SusC/RagA family TonB-linked outer membrane protein, translated as MKPTLSLLLGQIFSYMFYPKVNKFLNAKRVYYVALLFIFIAQAMPALAQNGLTVSGVVKDESGSVLPGVTVLLKGTSTGSATDTNGSYRLPLQDGGGTLVFSFIGFVTQEVLINNQTEINVILRTDTKTLEEVVVVGYGTLDKKEVTSAVTHVSGEDLLTVAATNPLMSLQGKVAGLTISNSGGADPNAGPSIQLRGVSSRDAGLGPLIVINGVPGGSLDNINQNDIESIDVLKGGAASAIYGTRGSNGVIIVTTKAGTGELRAEYSGYTSFDLLSNQELRPLSAEKFIEENRGTDFGARTNWLDEVTKKYAFAHKHTLSVSGGDRNNSYRATADYRDAEGLDLRSGREEYGARIMLNHTAKSNLYSVGFTIAPRYYTRRDADYEVFTRALTLNPTMPVRNPDNPVNYFNINTGYDNPYNPVERLETELSGSEAKILDWNASFKLNILPTLNTQLTVGQFSTDFFDFFFRPSTSTYALQNQGGMNSASRASNKYNQRSLEWIGNYDLDFKEHSFKVLGGYSYQQFENSGISVSNRDFPSDALTYNNIGTGLYAQVEGRNEMGSFKNTSKLIAFFGRVNYSFKDKYLASASVRYEGSSKFGYSNKWGYFPAASIGWRISEESFMDGFNWVNELKLRADYGVTGNQDFGNYLSLDTYTGYGYYLLNNEFYQVWGPNQNTNYDLRWEKAKNTNFGIDFSIFDYVVSGSINYYTRKNEDLLGWYNVQLPPNLVNQTYANVGTMKNSGLELQLNANIINKENFTYNISLAGATNQNEFVSFSNEQYEGQSFIDVVGLPAPGSPGNAQRLEEGRRVGSFYMLRSAGVNDQGALLVYNNAGDIIPADQARNEDRQYVGNGLPKFTGSIGNTVKYKNWDASLFLRGNFGYDLFNTHAFYTGTPATQAGANLLESAYDGGKYSKLTNSSTSVILSDYFLEKGDFMKIDNVTVGYTFSFNSKFARSLRVYAAGRNLATFTSFTGGDPDRYPVNGLYPGINATRSFYPATTQVLLGVNFGF; from the coding sequence ATGAAACCAACTCTATCTCTACTCTTAGGGCAGATATTTTCATATATGTTCTACCCTAAGGTCAATAAATTTTTAAATGCTAAAAGGGTTTACTATGTAGCCCTGCTATTCATATTTATAGCTCAAGCTATGCCGGCTCTGGCGCAAAATGGTTTGACTGTAAGTGGTGTAGTAAAGGACGAGTCAGGCTCTGTTCTTCCGGGAGTAACCGTTCTATTAAAAGGTACTTCTACTGGTAGTGCAACTGACACCAATGGGAGTTATCGTCTTCCCCTTCAGGATGGTGGAGGAACCCTGGTTTTCTCATTCATTGGATTTGTCACCCAGGAGGTTCTTATAAATAATCAGACCGAAATTAATGTTATTTTAAGAACTGATACTAAAACGTTGGAAGAAGTAGTAGTGGTAGGGTATGGTACTCTCGATAAAAAAGAAGTAACAAGTGCTGTTACCCATGTTAGTGGGGAAGATTTATTGACAGTAGCCGCTACCAACCCGTTAATGTCCTTACAGGGCAAGGTTGCTGGACTTACTATTTCCAACAGTGGAGGGGCAGACCCTAATGCAGGACCGAGTATTCAGTTAAGAGGCGTTTCTTCTCGTGATGCAGGTTTAGGCCCTTTGATAGTTATTAATGGTGTGCCTGGGGGAAGTTTAGATAACATCAATCAAAATGACATAGAATCAATCGATGTGCTCAAAGGCGGTGCTGCCTCTGCTATTTATGGTACCCGAGGTAGTAATGGCGTTATTATAGTCACAACAAAAGCTGGAACGGGCGAGTTAAGGGCTGAGTACAGTGGCTATACCTCTTTTGACCTTCTCTCAAACCAAGAACTTAGGCCCCTAAGTGCAGAAAAATTTATTGAGGAGAACAGAGGTACTGATTTTGGCGCAAGAACCAATTGGTTGGATGAAGTTACTAAGAAATATGCTTTTGCACACAAGCATACTTTGTCTGTTTCAGGAGGCGACAGAAATAACAGTTATCGGGCAACAGCGGATTACCGTGATGCAGAAGGGCTTGACCTCCGCTCAGGAAGAGAGGAGTACGGTGCTCGCATCATGTTAAATCATACAGCTAAAAGCAACCTTTATTCTGTGGGATTCACTATTGCTCCCCGCTACTACACCAGGAGAGATGCGGATTATGAGGTTTTCACCCGGGCTTTAACCCTAAATCCAACAATGCCTGTCAGGAATCCGGACAATCCGGTAAATTACTTTAACATCAATACAGGTTATGATAATCCATATAATCCGGTTGAGCGGTTAGAAACAGAGCTTAGTGGATCGGAAGCAAAGATATTGGACTGGAATGCAAGTTTTAAGTTAAACATACTGCCTACTTTAAATACGCAGTTGACAGTAGGGCAATTTTCGACTGATTTTTTTGACTTTTTTTTCCGCCCCTCTACCTCCACATACGCTTTACAAAACCAGGGAGGTATGAATTCTGCTAGTCGGGCATCTAATAAGTATAACCAAAGAAGTTTAGAATGGATAGGGAACTATGATCTTGATTTCAAAGAACATTCTTTCAAAGTTCTGGGGGGGTACTCTTACCAACAATTTGAAAATTCTGGCATTTCTGTCTCAAATAGAGACTTCCCTAGTGATGCCTTAACTTATAATAATATTGGTACTGGACTGTATGCGCAAGTAGAAGGGAGAAACGAAATGGGCAGCTTTAAAAACACTTCTAAGTTGATCGCATTTTTCGGAAGGGTTAATTATTCCTTTAAAGACAAATATCTCGCTTCTGCCAGTGTGCGGTATGAAGGTTCCTCTAAGTTCGGTTATTCCAACAAGTGGGGCTATTTCCCTGCTGCCTCAATAGGATGGCGAATTAGTGAAGAGTCTTTTATGGATGGATTCAATTGGGTAAACGAGCTTAAATTACGGGCTGACTACGGTGTTACTGGCAACCAAGATTTTGGGAATTATTTGTCATTAGACACCTACACTGGCTATGGCTATTACCTGCTGAACAATGAATTTTACCAGGTGTGGGGGCCTAATCAAAATACTAACTATGACCTGCGCTGGGAAAAGGCCAAGAATACTAACTTTGGTATAGACTTTTCTATTTTTGATTATGTAGTATCTGGAAGTATTAATTATTACACCCGTAAAAATGAAGACTTATTAGGCTGGTACAATGTACAACTTCCACCAAATCTTGTGAATCAAACCTACGCCAATGTAGGGACAATGAAAAATTCAGGGCTTGAACTTCAACTGAATGCTAATATTATCAATAAGGAAAACTTCACTTATAATATTTCACTTGCAGGCGCTACAAACCAGAATGAGTTTGTTTCTTTTTCAAACGAACAGTACGAGGGCCAAAGCTTTATTGATGTAGTCGGTCTGCCTGCACCTGGTAGCCCAGGAAATGCCCAGCGTTTGGAAGAAGGAAGACGAGTAGGTTCTTTTTATATGCTACGGTCAGCCGGAGTTAATGATCAGGGTGCATTACTGGTATATAATAATGCCGGAGATATCATACCCGCAGATCAGGCCAGGAATGAAGATAGGCAGTATGTTGGGAATGGTCTGCCCAAGTTTACAGGAAGCATAGGTAACACGGTTAAATATAAAAACTGGGATGCGAGTCTCTTCCTGCGCGGCAACTTTGGCTATGATCTCTTTAATACGCATGCATTTTACACTGGAACACCTGCTACCCAAGCCGGTGCTAACTTATTAGAGTCTGCTTATGATGGAGGCAAATACTCCAAATTAACAAACAGCAGCACGAGTGTAATTCTTTCTGACTACTTCTTGGAAAAAGGTGACTTTATGAAAATCGATAATGTTACTGTTGGCTACACCTTTAGCTTTAACAGCAAGTTCGCCCGCTCACTTCGGGTATATGCTGCGGGAAGAAACCTGGCAACCTTTACCAGCTTTACAGGAGGCGACCCAGATCGGTACCCGGTAAACGGACTATATCCTGGTATAAACGCTACGCGCTCTTTCTACCCGGCTACCACTCAGGTATTGTTAGGTGTAAATTTTGGTTTTTAA
- a CDS encoding RagB/SusD family nutrient uptake outer membrane protein, giving the protein MKNNKFFTYIAVSLISTSLLGGCTDLDEELYDRVTSENFIQTKNDVYRTFLRSFEHGYWTVQGAQYIMQENTADQIMTPNREGDWFDGGIYIRAHNHTWTPQDWFVNDGWNNLYTGVVQATNSLEDIQALDPAKFSMSVEEQKQLIAELRTLRAWYYLRLFDLYRNIELITQVKGQTRGKEQSSPEETFAFIEKELQESLPDLLAKGQPGTEQFDGRWTKAGAMSLLARLYLNAEVYIGQNKYNECATICQEIIDGTYGSYGIESRWDAPFDWNNDESQETIFAFPGTFGRSHWQYDGGMYWWMGPYNGHQYFGFTDWGGMNPRFALQPGLNVDSVEYTFELGKPFVKFQKYKDDVRLKKYKNTGESTREGMFLYGYLPYNNDQDTVKTTRGYKLYIRDQVGWFKDLKPGQELADKESNMNHADQNSGVYPVKYPFYPSTSPHKIESDYVEIRLAEIYYTLAECKFRAGDKAEAARLLNLVRSRYYPAGSTSLYEASGNELTEQELLDEWGREFLAEGRRRIDLIRFNKFTTGTWWDKTPDNAEHLKIFPIGQNVLNINPQLRQNPGYGN; this is encoded by the coding sequence ATGAAAAATAATAAATTCTTTACTTATATCGCTGTTAGCCTAATTAGCACCTCGTTGCTAGGCGGTTGTACCGACTTAGACGAAGAGCTTTATGACAGAGTGACCTCCGAAAACTTTATCCAGACCAAAAATGATGTTTATCGCACTTTTTTAAGAAGTTTCGAGCACGGTTACTGGACCGTACAAGGTGCTCAGTACATCATGCAGGAAAACACAGCAGACCAAATTATGACCCCAAACCGGGAAGGTGACTGGTTCGATGGAGGCATTTATATACGCGCTCATAATCATACTTGGACTCCCCAAGATTGGTTTGTGAATGATGGATGGAATAACCTTTATACAGGCGTTGTCCAAGCTACAAACTCTCTAGAGGATATTCAGGCTCTAGACCCTGCCAAGTTTAGCATGTCGGTTGAAGAGCAAAAGCAACTAATTGCGGAGCTACGTACGCTTCGTGCCTGGTATTACCTCAGATTATTTGATTTATACCGCAATATAGAGTTAATAACGCAAGTAAAAGGCCAAACACGGGGAAAGGAACAATCCTCACCTGAAGAGACATTTGCTTTTATAGAAAAAGAACTACAGGAATCGCTTCCAGATTTACTTGCGAAAGGTCAGCCTGGTACTGAACAGTTTGATGGCCGATGGACTAAAGCCGGTGCTATGTCACTTTTGGCGCGCCTTTACCTCAATGCGGAAGTGTATATTGGGCAGAATAAGTACAATGAATGTGCTACTATTTGCCAAGAAATCATCGATGGAACTTATGGTAGCTACGGTATTGAGAGCAGATGGGATGCTCCTTTTGACTGGAATAATGACGAAAGCCAAGAAACTATATTTGCTTTTCCTGGGACATTCGGTCGATCCCACTGGCAGTATGATGGTGGCATGTATTGGTGGATGGGGCCTTATAACGGTCACCAGTATTTCGGGTTTACAGATTGGGGGGGAATGAATCCTCGGTTCGCTTTACAACCAGGTCTTAACGTGGACAGTGTCGAATATACTTTTGAACTTGGGAAACCATTCGTGAAGTTTCAAAAATATAAGGATGATGTCCGATTGAAAAAGTATAAGAATACGGGAGAGAGCACACGGGAAGGAATGTTTTTATACGGTTACCTCCCTTATAACAATGATCAAGATACAGTTAAAACCACTCGTGGATATAAACTTTATATACGGGATCAGGTGGGGTGGTTCAAAGATCTAAAACCAGGCCAAGAATTAGCTGATAAAGAATCTAACATGAACCATGCTGATCAGAACTCTGGGGTTTATCCAGTTAAATACCCTTTTTACCCTTCTACTTCACCTCATAAAATAGAATCTGATTATGTGGAGATACGCTTAGCAGAAATCTATTATACTCTGGCGGAATGTAAGTTCAGAGCTGGTGACAAGGCAGAAGCTGCCAGGCTGCTCAACTTAGTTCGAAGCCGCTACTATCCGGCCGGTTCAACCAGTCTCTATGAGGCAAGTGGCAATGAATTAACGGAACAGGAACTCCTGGATGAATGGGGAAGGGAATTTTTGGCAGAAGGACGCCGACGTATTGACCTGATTCGCTTTAACAAGTTCACGACTGGAACATGGTGGGATAAAACTCCGGATAACGCTGAACATCTAAAAATTTTTCCTATCGGGCAGAACGTCTTGAATATAAACCCTCAATTGAGACAAAATCCTGGGTACGGAAATTAG
- a CDS encoding IS66 family insertion sequence element accessory protein TnpB has translation MTHQEKMLHLVEVYEQSGQSQRAFCQEQGLKVSQFIYWIHKVRKEKQPASGFMQLSAERAASYLEVIYPNGVQVRVDSRDLALVSRLLHLY, from the coding sequence ATGACCCACCAGGAAAAGATGCTCCACTTAGTGGAGGTTTATGAGCAAAGCGGGCAGAGCCAGCGGGCCTTCTGTCAGGAGCAGGGCCTAAAAGTTTCTCAGTTTATCTACTGGATCCACAAAGTACGGAAGGAAAAGCAGCCGGCTTCCGGTTTTATGCAGCTAAGCGCTGAGCGAGCAGCTAGCTACCTGGAGGTAATTTATCCCAATGGCGTGCAGGTACGGGTCGATTCCCGGGACCTGGCCCTTGTGAGCCGCCTGCTGCACCTTTACTAA
- the tnpB gene encoding IS66 family insertion sequence element accessory protein TnpB (TnpB, as the term is used for proteins encoded by IS66 family insertion elements, is considered an accessory protein, since TnpC, encoded by a neighboring gene, is a DDE family transposase.): MLSLTSSLRYLLYRGNCDMRKSFDGLCGLVGSELGRSPTSGEVFVFLNRKRTHLKLLHWEHGGFVLYYKRLEQGTFPLPKNTTTGAISWSELVLMVEGIEVVKSNRRRRFSLPP, translated from the coding sequence ATGCTCAGCCTCACCTCCTCCCTCCGCTACCTGCTCTACCGAGGCAACTGCGACATGCGCAAATCCTTCGACGGCTTGTGCGGTCTGGTAGGATCGGAACTGGGCCGCAGTCCCACCAGCGGTGAAGTGTTCGTGTTTCTCAACCGCAAACGTACCCATCTCAAGCTGCTCCACTGGGAACACGGGGGCTTTGTGCTCTACTACAAAAGGCTCGAGCAGGGCACCTTCCCTTTACCGAAAAACACCACTACTGGCGCTATAAGCTGGAGCGAACTGGTGCTGATGGTGGAAGGAATCGAAGTGGTGAAGAGCAACCGCAGGAGAAGATTTTCTTTGCCACCATAA
- a CDS encoding IS66 family transposase: MQTVLENLSKQELLELISSRDEKIAYLEAQVAMYRRMQFGQRRERFEGDASQFQLPFEAAAKEVEEQHQEVKQKIDYVRRRPRHHGRAKLPEHLPVEEVEIHPEGDLSQMVCIGREVTEELECEPARFFIRRYIRYKYAAKDKESVVIGQLPERVIDKGIAGAGLLASILVDKYMDHLPLYRQKQRFAREGIQIASSTIEGWTKEALLKLEPLYEQLVFETKAKGYLQVDESPIKVLDSDKKGAAHTGWYWVYHAPLDKTVLFDYQPTRAAVGVKAMLDGFRGYLQTDGYAVYEKYGRKKEVTHLACWAHARREFERALENDKARAGKALTLIQLLYAVERKAKEEGLEAAAIKELRLSESLPVLNELGKWIFEEIKSTLPKSQIGKAMAYAYARWDALSAYLYDGSLHIDNNGVENAIRPLALGRKNYLFAGSHDAAKRAGMIYSFLAICKKHEVNPYQWLKHTLQNIMSINHKNIKDLLPQNFKNKANM, encoded by the coding sequence ATGCAAACGGTACTGGAAAACCTCTCCAAACAGGAGCTGCTGGAGCTTATTTCCAGCCGTGACGAGAAGATCGCCTACCTGGAGGCCCAGGTGGCCATGTACCGCCGCATGCAGTTCGGCCAGAGGCGCGAGCGCTTCGAGGGCGACGCCTCCCAGTTCCAGCTTCCCTTTGAAGCTGCGGCCAAAGAGGTAGAAGAGCAGCACCAGGAGGTAAAGCAGAAGATCGACTACGTGCGCCGTCGCCCCCGCCACCACGGTCGCGCCAAGCTCCCTGAGCACCTGCCCGTGGAGGAGGTGGAGATACACCCCGAAGGAGACCTCTCCCAGATGGTGTGCATCGGCAGGGAAGTCACCGAGGAGCTCGAGTGTGAGCCGGCCCGCTTCTTCATCCGCCGCTACATCCGCTATAAGTATGCCGCCAAAGACAAAGAAAGCGTGGTGATCGGCCAGCTGCCGGAACGGGTGATCGACAAGGGCATTGCCGGGGCCGGACTGCTGGCCTCCATCCTGGTGGATAAGTACATGGACCATCTCCCGCTCTACCGCCAGAAGCAGCGCTTCGCCCGGGAGGGCATCCAGATAGCCTCCTCCACCATTGAGGGTTGGACCAAGGAGGCGCTCTTGAAGCTCGAGCCGCTCTACGAGCAGCTGGTGTTCGAGACCAAGGCAAAAGGCTACCTGCAGGTGGATGAGTCGCCGATCAAAGTGCTGGACTCGGATAAGAAAGGTGCCGCCCATACCGGCTGGTACTGGGTCTACCATGCCCCCCTGGACAAGACGGTGCTCTTCGACTACCAACCCACGCGCGCTGCGGTGGGGGTAAAGGCCATGCTCGATGGTTTCCGGGGCTACCTGCAAACCGACGGGTACGCCGTGTACGAAAAGTACGGCAGGAAAAAGGAGGTCACCCACCTGGCCTGCTGGGCCCATGCCCGAAGAGAGTTCGAGCGGGCCCTGGAAAATGACAAGGCAAGGGCTGGCAAAGCGCTCACCCTCATCCAGCTCTTGTATGCAGTGGAAAGGAAGGCAAAAGAAGAGGGGCTGGAGGCAGCAGCCATTAAAGAACTACGGCTCTCCGAGTCGCTGCCGGTGCTCAACGAGCTGGGCAAATGGATCTTCGAGGAGATCAAGAGCACGCTGCCCAAGAGCCAGATCGGCAAAGCCATGGCCTACGCCTACGCCCGCTGGGACGCCCTCTCGGCCTACCTCTACGACGGCAGCCTGCACATCGACAACAACGGGGTGGAGAACGCCATCCGGCCGCTGGCCCTGGGGCGCAAGAACTACCTGTTCGCCGGCTCACATGATGCTGCAAAGCGGGCCGGTATGATCTACTCCTTCCTGGCCATATGCAAAAAGCATGAGGTAAACCCCTACCAGTGGCTAAAACACACCCTGCAAAACATCATGTCCATCAACCACAAAAACATCAAAGACCTCTTGCCGCAGAACTTCAAAAACAAAGCAAATATGTAG
- a CDS encoding HAD family phosphatase: MNLAQIKNIIFDLGGVIINLDYHKSIQELQRYCKSGRSIEYSQKAQSKLFDLFETGASTAEEFRAQLREEYDLEATDEEIDAAWNAMLLDIPQERIDLLLELGKKYRIFLLSNTNAIHLKRFNEIVAHSFTIPSLDSLFEQTYYSHLVGLRKPDAVIFEQILQQHNLQKEETLFIDDSIQHIESARKIGIQTLHLQPPLTINEFFKDADN, encoded by the coding sequence GTGAATTTAGCTCAAATCAAAAATATCATCTTCGACCTGGGCGGGGTCATCATCAACCTTGACTACCATAAAAGCATACAGGAACTGCAGCGGTATTGCAAAAGCGGCCGCTCCATAGAGTATAGCCAGAAAGCGCAATCCAAGCTGTTCGACCTCTTTGAAACCGGTGCCAGCACTGCTGAAGAGTTCAGAGCGCAACTGCGCGAAGAGTATGACCTGGAGGCGACTGACGAAGAAATAGACGCAGCCTGGAATGCCATGCTGCTCGACATTCCGCAGGAGCGCATAGACCTGCTGCTCGAGCTTGGCAAAAAGTACCGTATTTTTCTGCTAAGTAACACCAATGCCATCCACCTGAAGCGCTTTAACGAAATCGTGGCCCACAGCTTTACCATCCCGAGCCTGGACTCGCTTTTCGAGCAAACCTATTACTCGCACCTGGTAGGCCTGCGCAAGCCCGATGCTGTTATTTTTGAACAGATATTGCAGCAGCACAACTTACAGAAAGAAGAAACTTTGTTTATAGATGATAGTATACAACATATCGAAAGCGCCAGGAAAATAGGCATACAGACCTTACACCTACAGCCACCACTTACTATAAACGAATTTTTTAAAGATGCTGATAACTAG
- a CDS encoding site-2 protease family protein: MLITRQQRGYTLHLLLFCLTLLTTTIAGAEWQFGKIFFLSPQGFNMGGTISWPELTAGLYFSLPFLGVLTVHEFGHYFTAKYYRTRVTLPYYIPLWFGFTSTIGTMGAFIRIKGRISSRRQFFDIGVAGPLAGFVVAIPLLFYAFTHLPAPEHIFTVHPEYRQFGLDYAQHVYREADVNLALGKNLLFIFFERFVATDPALVPNKYEVMHYPYLFAGYLSLFFTALNLLPIGQLDGGHVLYGLLGYKRFNQLSPIFFVCFITYAGLGIISPYSTPLWSEELLIIFVPFIFWAFNKLLGEKRYAFAASLMMLMLQYSLAFTFPKAEGYIWLWPIYLLYLVFVLEPAVPRIRYALYLAGIVLVVQVLVSLAFPNADGYSGWLVFGLLLSRVMGIFHPSCPDEAPLTPARKALGIIAFVIFILCFSPSPFIIE; this comes from the coding sequence ATGCTGATAACTAGGCAGCAAAGGGGCTATACCCTACACCTGCTGCTTTTTTGCCTTACGTTACTGACCACCACCATCGCCGGGGCCGAATGGCAGTTTGGTAAAATCTTTTTCCTGAGTCCGCAGGGGTTTAACATGGGAGGCACGATCTCGTGGCCTGAGCTCACCGCCGGGCTTTACTTTTCGCTGCCATTCCTGGGTGTGCTTACGGTGCATGAGTTTGGCCATTACTTCACGGCTAAATACTACCGCACCCGCGTTACATTACCTTACTATATTCCGCTCTGGTTCGGTTTCACCTCTACCATTGGCACCATGGGAGCCTTTATCCGGATAAAAGGGCGCATCTCTTCCCGGAGGCAGTTTTTTGATATAGGGGTAGCAGGACCATTGGCGGGCTTTGTGGTGGCTATTCCATTATTGTTCTATGCTTTTACCCACTTACCGGCACCGGAACACATTTTTACGGTACACCCGGAATACAGGCAGTTCGGGCTTGACTATGCCCAGCATGTTTATCGAGAAGCAGATGTAAACCTGGCTTTAGGCAAGAACCTGTTGTTTATCTTTTTTGAGCGTTTTGTGGCTACAGACCCGGCGCTTGTGCCGAACAAGTACGAGGTGATGCACTACCCTTACCTGTTTGCCGGGTACCTGTCGCTTTTTTTTACAGCTCTTAACCTGCTGCCGATTGGCCAGCTGGATGGCGGCCATGTGCTGTATGGCTTGCTGGGCTACAAACGCTTTAACCAGCTTTCCCCGATCTTTTTTGTCTGCTTTATTACCTACGCCGGATTAGGCATTATATCGCCCTACAGCACACCGCTATGGTCGGAGGAGCTGCTGATTATTTTTGTACCGTTTATCTTCTGGGCTTTTAACAAACTGCTGGGAGAAAAGCGGTATGCTTTTGCGGCTTCTCTTATGATGCTGATGCTCCAGTACAGCCTAGCCTTTACATTTCCCAAAGCAGAGGGATATATCTGGTTATGGCCGATTTACTTACTGTATCTGGTGTTTGTGCTGGAACCGGCAGTGCCTCGTATTCGCTATGCACTTTACCTTGCCGGCATTGTGCTGGTTGTCCAGGTATTGGTGTCGCTGGCTTTCCCGAATGCAGACGGCTATTCGGGCTGGCTGGTTTTTGGGCTGCTGCTATCGCGCGTAATGGGCATTTTTCACCCCTCCTGCCCCGACGAAGCACCGCTTACACCTGCCAGAAAAGCATTAGGCATAATTGCTTTCGTCATTTTTATACTATGCTTCAGTCCTTCTCCGTTCATAATAGAGTAA
- a CDS encoding rhodanese-like domain-containing protein, with protein MITTDITVDELKERLNKGETPVIIDVREEYEYQEGNIPGAKNIPLNSLPHHLDDLEDLKEQEVIVQCRSGKRSATAQAFLQQQGFSNVRNLVGGMLAYEEQR; from the coding sequence ATGATAACAACAGATATCACAGTAGACGAGCTGAAAGAGCGACTAAACAAGGGCGAAACACCTGTTATTATAGATGTACGGGAAGAGTATGAGTACCAGGAGGGAAACATCCCGGGAGCAAAGAATATTCCGCTGAACTCATTGCCGCACCACCTCGATGATCTGGAAGACCTGAAAGAGCAGGAGGTAATCGTGCAGTGCCGTTCCGGTAAGCGCTCTGCCACAGCACAGGCTTTCCTGCAGCAGCAGGGCTTCAGCAACGTACGCAACCTGGTTGGGGGCATGCTGGCCTACGAAGAACAGCGCTAG